In Triticum aestivum cultivar Chinese Spring chromosome 5B, IWGSC CS RefSeq v2.1, whole genome shotgun sequence, the following proteins share a genomic window:
- the LOC123113446 gene encoding 30S ribosomal protein S9, chloroplastic, which produces MALSVSSLASAFSHLSLPSTSAPHPLPLLRLHPTTRRAARLVLFASGADAAEPVLEAEAPAADDGPEEVLAVEAEEDALSGLALRKYVKQRLPGGFAAQRITATGRRKMASARVVLQEGTGKVFINFRDAKEYLQANPMWVEYCKIPLVTLGFENNYDVFVKVQGGGLSGQAQAICLGVARALLKISPANRVPLRSEGLLTRDTRVVERKKAGLRKARKRPQFSKR; this is translated from the exons ATGGCGCTCTCCGTCTCCTCCCTCGCCTCGGCCTTCTCCCACCTCTCCCTCCCCTCCACCTCCGCTCCCCACCCGCTCCCTCTCCTCCGCCTCCACCCCACCACCCGCCGCGCCGCTCGCCTCGTCCTCTTCGCCTCCGGGGCCGACGCCGCCGAGCCGGTCCTCGAGGCGGAGGCGCCTGCCGCCGACGACGGGCCCGAGGAGGTGCTCGCGGTCGAGGCGGAGGAGGACGCGCTCTCCGGGCTGGCGCTGCGCAAGTACGTGAAGCAGCGGCTGCCCGGGGGATTCGCCGCGCAGCGGATCACCGCCACGGGCCGCCGGAAGATGGCGTCCGCCCGCGTCGTCCTCCAGGAGGGCACCGGGAAGGTCTTCATCAACTTCCGCGACGCCAAG GAGTATTTGCAAGCGAATCCGATGTGGGTGGAGTATTGCAAGATCCCCCTGGTGACTCTAGGGTTTGAGAACAACTACGACGTCTTTGTGAAAGTTCAGGGAGGCGGCCTCTCAGGCCAGGCCCAGGCGATCTGCCTCGGTGTGGCGCGTGCCCTGCTGAAGATCAGCCCTGCCAACAGAGTCCCTCTGAGGTCAGAAGGCTTGCTGACGAGAGACACTCGCGTCGTCGAAAGGAAGAAGGCGGGTCTCAGGAAGGCGCGCAAGCGTCCCCAGTTCTCCAAGCGTTAA